From the Shewanella amazonensis SB2B genome, one window contains:
- the pepE gene encoding dipeptidase PepE, with protein sequence MNIRALLLSASRVGDTPYLEHTLPFIAPLTEHARNWVFIPYAGISLGYDVYLEKVREGLRNLNINISGIHEHADPRQAIRDADGIFVGGGNTFHLLHELYRYDLLFVIREQVEAGKPYVGWSAGSNIAGLSIRTTNDMPIIEPPSFTALGLLPFQLNPHYTDYQAPGHNGETRAQRLLEFTMVDPLTPVVGIQEGSALYRQGDKLTLLGDKEAYFFKGSVQKSPIAAGADLSELL encoded by the coding sequence ATGAACATCCGCGCCCTGCTGCTCAGCGCTTCCCGCGTTGGCGATACCCCATATCTTGAACACACTTTACCCTTTATCGCTCCCCTGACGGAGCATGCCCGCAATTGGGTGTTTATTCCCTATGCCGGCATCAGCCTGGGGTATGATGTGTACCTTGAGAAAGTTCGCGAGGGCCTGCGCAACCTGAATATCAACATCAGTGGTATCCATGAGCACGCTGACCCCCGTCAAGCGATTCGCGATGCCGACGGCATTTTTGTTGGCGGCGGCAACACCTTCCATCTGCTGCACGAGCTGTACCGCTACGACTTGCTGTTTGTCATTCGTGAGCAGGTAGAAGCCGGTAAGCCTTATGTAGGCTGGTCCGCTGGCTCAAACATCGCCGGTTTATCCATCCGGACCACCAACGACATGCCAATCATAGAGCCGCCCTCCTTCACCGCGCTGGGCTTGTTGCCGTTTCAGCTTAACCCCCATTACACCGATTATCAGGCCCCGGGCCATAACGGTGAGACCCGCGCCCAGCGTCTGCTGGAGTTCACCATGGTCGACCCTCTGACCCCGGTTGTGGGCATTCAGGAAGGCAGTGCCCTGTATCGCCAAGGCGATAAGCTGACCTTATTGGGCGATAAAGAAGCCTACTTCTTCAAAGGCAGTGTGCAAAAATCGCCCATCGCTGCGGGCGCCGATCTGAGCGAGCTGCTGTAA
- a CDS encoding methyltransferase domain-containing protein, with amino-acid sequence MTTQYDVAEHFSRAHQYDCHNLLQRLTANKLLTKAALGGHLLDIGAGPGTDFSLFPVIRVTTVDIAFAMCQRLKSLHHSYEAVCADAAALPFSNACFDSLYSNLALQWCPDFTVAVAEASRVLKPGGRGHFAMVCDGALPELEAMGFCVNHFAPASMMAAAFSDQDWCELSIDVVTETLYFDDLRTLLYSIKGVGASARHGAGQGKALRGRTDWLARMDDAERLRTPQGLPLSYQILYVSAVKRGANL; translated from the coding sequence ATGACGACCCAATACGATGTGGCAGAGCACTTTTCCCGCGCTCATCAGTACGATTGCCACAACCTGCTGCAGCGATTAACCGCAAATAAACTGTTGACCAAGGCAGCGCTTGGGGGCCATTTACTGGATATTGGCGCAGGCCCGGGGACCGATTTTTCGCTGTTCCCAGTCATTCGGGTGACTACGGTGGATATTGCGTTCGCCATGTGTCAAAGGCTTAAAAGTCTTCATCACTCCTATGAGGCTGTGTGCGCCGATGCTGCCGCCTTGCCTTTTTCCAATGCGTGCTTCGATAGTCTCTATTCCAATCTTGCGCTGCAATGGTGCCCCGACTTTACCGTGGCGGTTGCTGAGGCGTCTCGGGTGCTTAAACCCGGTGGTCGTGGCCACTTTGCCATGGTGTGCGACGGCGCATTGCCAGAGCTTGAAGCAATGGGTTTTTGTGTGAATCATTTTGCGCCGGCATCCATGATGGCAGCGGCCTTCAGCGACCAGGACTGGTGCGAATTATCCATCGATGTGGTGACAGAAACCCTCTATTTTGATGATTTGCGGACACTGCTTTATTCCATCAAAGGGGTTGGTGCCAGTGCCCGCCACGGTGCCGGGCAGGGCAAGGCATTGCGTGGCCGAACCGACTGGCTGGCGAGGATGGATGACGCCGAACGCCTGAGAACACCTCAGGGCTTGCCACTGAGCTATCAGATTTTGTATGTCAGTGCGGTAAAGCGAGGAGCAAACCTATGA
- the htpX gene encoding protease HtpX, with amino-acid sequence MKRVFLFLLTNLAVLLVASIVMSILGVDTRSMSGLLVFAAIFGFGGAFFSLAISKWMAKKSMGCEVITTPRDATEKWLIDTVARQAQQAGIKMPEVAIYNSPEMNAFATGPSKNNSLVAVSTGLLYGMTQDEVEGVLAHEVSHVANGDMVTLTLIQGVVNTFVIFAARVVAGFINNFLSSDEEGEGLGTFAYIAVVFVLEMLFGILASIVVAYFSRIREYRADEGGAKLAGRHKMVAALERLRNGPETGAMPAQMAAFGINGKRSLGELLMSHPPLEKRIQALKAQ; translated from the coding sequence ATGAAACGTGTATTTCTTTTCCTGTTGACCAACCTGGCGGTGCTGCTGGTTGCGTCGATAGTGATGTCTATTCTGGGCGTTGATACCCGCTCTATGAGTGGTCTGTTGGTGTTTGCGGCCATCTTTGGTTTCGGTGGCGCCTTTTTCTCGCTGGCCATTTCCAAATGGATGGCGAAAAAGTCCATGGGTTGTGAAGTTATCACCACCCCACGCGATGCCACAGAAAAATGGCTGATTGATACGGTTGCCCGCCAGGCGCAGCAAGCCGGTATCAAGATGCCTGAAGTGGCTATCTATAATTCACCTGAAATGAACGCCTTTGCCACAGGCCCCAGCAAAAACAACTCGCTGGTTGCCGTAAGTACCGGTCTGCTCTACGGTATGACCCAGGATGAAGTGGAAGGTGTTCTGGCACACGAAGTCAGCCACGTGGCCAATGGCGACATGGTGACACTGACCCTTATTCAGGGCGTGGTGAACACCTTTGTTATCTTCGCCGCCCGCGTAGTCGCTGGATTTATCAATAACTTCCTCTCCAGCGACGAAGAGGGTGAAGGTTTGGGCACCTTTGCCTATATCGCGGTGGTGTTTGTACTGGAAATGCTGTTTGGTATTCTGGCGTCTATCGTGGTTGCTTACTTCTCCCGAATCCGTGAGTATCGTGCCGACGAAGGCGGTGCCAAGCTGGCAGGTCGTCACAAGATGGTTGCTGCACTAGAGCGTTTGCGTAATGGTCCGGAGACCGGCGCCATGCCAGCGCAAATGGCGGCGTTTGGTATCAATGGCAAGCGTTCACTCGGTGAGCTGCTGATGAGCCACCCGCCATTGGAAAAACGCATTCAGGCGCTCAAAGCGCAGTAA
- the bioD gene encoding dethiobiotin synthase: MYFVTGTDTDCGKSFISAALLSAVTNHKPTALTLGIKPVASGCRVTELGLRNPDAELLMDHSSDKLDYQSVNPIAFEPAIAPHIAAAKAGVDISPEAIMAKLDLVRMNSADFCLVEGAGGWRLPLGNGRFMPEMVQTLELPVVLVVGMKLGCLNHAMLTQEAIKADGLRIAGWVANRIDPEMACYEENLATLISVMDAPFLGAVPYMESAKPVDAAAFITPGPLLSEQR; this comes from the coding sequence ATGTATTTTGTGACAGGGACCGATACAGACTGTGGTAAGTCTTTTATTTCGGCCGCCTTGCTGTCTGCGGTGACCAATCACAAGCCAACAGCCTTAACCCTGGGCATTAAGCCGGTGGCGTCGGGCTGCCGGGTCACAGAATTGGGGCTTAGAAACCCGGATGCCGAACTGCTGATGGACCACAGCAGTGACAAGCTTGATTATCAGAGCGTCAACCCCATCGCGTTCGAGCCTGCAATTGCTCCACATATTGCCGCCGCGAAGGCGGGGGTGGATATAAGCCCGGAAGCCATTATGGCCAAGCTCGATTTGGTCCGCATGAACTCGGCCGATTTTTGCTTGGTTGAAGGCGCTGGTGGCTGGCGTCTGCCGCTGGGCAATGGACGGTTTATGCCGGAAATGGTGCAGACACTTGAGTTGCCGGTCGTGCTGGTGGTGGGGATGAAGCTGGGCTGCCTGAACCATGCCATGCTGACTCAAGAAGCCATTAAAGCTGACGGACTGCGTATTGCCGGCTGGGTTGCCAATCGAATTGACCCTGAAATGGCCTGCTATGAAGAAAATCTCGCGACGCTCATATCTGTAATGGACGCGCCGTTTCTGGGGGCTGTGCCCTATATGGAGTCGGCTAAACCTGTCGATGCGGCCGCCTTTATTACGCCGGGTCCCTTGTTGTCAGAACAACGCTGA
- a CDS encoding 8-amino-7-oxononanoate synthase: protein MNRLLHRLAEARVKAESAGLWRQRQRHSPALMDFSANDYLGLARDERLAEALAEGARRYGVGSGASPLVSGYSEAHAELEAALCAATGHEAALLFCSGFAANLALCHALFDSTDTLVADKLIHASMIDGILGSGANLKRYPHCDLSGAARLIERFPGTALLTESIFSMDGDLAPLLPLSNLCESHNSLFIVDDAHGFGVIGEQAMGASRLDGVNISLQLVTFGKALGCQGAAVLGSQALIESLVASARHYIYSTALSPAQAHAARVSLSLVQQGEKSATLAVNIRHFLNCAKEVGLALLPSQSPIQLMPVPTVQACLMAADTLKARGFLVGAIRPPTVPAPRLRITLSAAQSMNSIEALVNALADIEKGFGEGVNECVVKGSDKP from the coding sequence ATGAATCGGTTGCTGCATCGCCTGGCTGAGGCCAGAGTGAAAGCCGAATCGGCGGGGCTTTGGCGTCAACGTCAGCGCCACAGCCCGGCTCTGATGGATTTTTCTGCCAACGATTATCTGGGGCTTGCCCGGGACGAGAGACTCGCCGAGGCCTTGGCAGAGGGGGCCCGTCGTTATGGTGTCGGCAGTGGTGCATCGCCACTGGTGAGTGGCTACTCAGAGGCCCATGCCGAGCTGGAAGCAGCCCTCTGCGCCGCAACCGGCCATGAAGCTGCGCTGCTCTTTTGCTCGGGCTTTGCCGCCAACCTGGCTTTGTGTCATGCCCTGTTTGACAGCACCGACACCCTGGTGGCCGATAAGCTTATTCATGCCTCCATGATTGACGGTATTCTTGGCAGTGGTGCCAACCTCAAACGCTACCCACATTGTGACCTCAGTGGCGCGGCCCGCCTGATAGAGAGGTTCCCGGGTACTGCGCTTCTCACCGAGAGTATTTTCAGCATGGATGGCGACCTGGCGCCTTTGTTACCACTCTCCAATCTGTGTGAGTCCCATAACAGTTTGTTTATTGTCGACGACGCCCATGGGTTTGGCGTTATCGGAGAGCAAGCTATGGGTGCCAGCAGGTTGGATGGGGTGAATATCTCGCTCCAGCTGGTGACCTTTGGTAAGGCTCTGGGGTGCCAAGGCGCTGCGGTGCTTGGCAGTCAGGCGCTTATTGAGAGTCTGGTGGCAAGCGCCAGGCATTATATTTATTCCACGGCGTTATCCCCTGCTCAGGCCCATGCAGCTCGCGTGTCGCTCTCTCTGGTTCAGCAGGGGGAAAAAAGCGCAACACTGGCCGTGAATATCCGCCACTTCCTGAACTGCGCCAAGGAAGTCGGCCTTGCTTTGCTGCCCTCTCAAAGCCCAATTCAACTGATGCCCGTCCCTACTGTACAGGCTTGCCTGATGGCAGCGGATACTCTCAAGGCCCGAGGCTTTTTGGTGGGGGCAATTCGTCCCCCAACGGTGCCGGCACCTAGGCTCAGAATAACCCTGAGTGCCGCCCAAAGCATGAACAGTATAGAGGCATTGGTAAACGCTCTGGCGGACATTGAAAAAGGCTTTGGCGAGGGCGTTAACGAATGCGTAGTCAAAGGCAGTGATAAGCCATGA
- the bioB gene encoding biotin synthase BioB, whose product MSSFAVRHDWSRQEVEALFALPMNDLLFRAHSIHREVFDPNEVQISRLLSIKTGACPEDCKYCPQSARYDTGLEKERLLEIEKVLTEARAAKDAGATRFCMGAAWRNPHERDMPYLTDMVKEVKSMGLETCMTLGMLSAHQANQLAEAGLDYYNHNLDTSPEFYGDIITTRTYQDRLDTLSNVRAAGMKVCSGGIVGMGEQATDRAGLLQQLANLEQHPDSVPINMLVKVTGTPLDSVDDLDPLEFVRTIAVARILMPLSRVRLSAGRENMSDELQAMCFFAGANSIFYGCKLLTTPNPEENDDMSLFRRLGLKPEQGKAAIVEEDAAVVARAAREQQAEGEAKTKPLFYDAAN is encoded by the coding sequence ACGACTGGAGCCGTCAGGAAGTCGAGGCGCTGTTTGCACTGCCAATGAACGATTTGCTGTTTCGTGCCCACAGCATACACCGCGAAGTGTTCGATCCCAATGAGGTACAGATAAGCCGTTTGCTATCGATTAAAACCGGTGCTTGCCCCGAGGACTGTAAATACTGCCCTCAAAGCGCCCGTTACGATACCGGTCTTGAAAAAGAGCGCCTGCTGGAAATTGAGAAGGTGCTGACCGAAGCCCGCGCCGCCAAAGACGCCGGTGCCACCCGTTTTTGTATGGGGGCCGCCTGGCGTAATCCCCATGAGCGTGATATGCCGTATCTGACTGATATGGTCAAAGAAGTAAAGTCCATGGGGCTGGAAACCTGCATGACACTGGGCATGCTTTCGGCCCATCAGGCCAATCAGCTTGCCGAAGCCGGTCTGGATTATTACAACCACAACCTGGATACGTCTCCGGAGTTTTACGGCGATATCATCACCACCCGCACCTATCAGGACAGGCTCGATACCCTTTCCAATGTGCGTGCCGCCGGTATGAAGGTGTGTTCTGGTGGTATCGTCGGCATGGGCGAGCAGGCCACCGACCGTGCCGGTTTGCTGCAGCAATTGGCTAACCTAGAACAACATCCGGACTCAGTGCCCATCAATATGTTGGTGAAGGTGACCGGCACGCCACTGGACAGCGTGGATGATTTGGATCCGCTGGAATTTGTGCGCACCATCGCCGTTGCCCGTATTTTGATGCCGCTCTCAAGGGTACGTTTGTCTGCCGGTCGCGAGAACATGAGTGACGAGCTGCAGGCCATGTGTTTCTTTGCCGGTGCCAACTCGATTTTTTACGGCTGCAAGTTGCTGACCACACCAAATCCTGAAGAAAACGATGATATGAGCCTGTTCCGCCGCTTGGGCCTCAAACCCGAGCAAGGCAAGGCGGCCATCGTCGAGGAAGATGCCGCCGTGGTGGCGCGGGCAGCCAGGGAGCAACAGGCTGAGGGCGAAGCCAAGACCAAACCGCTTTTCTACGACGCGGCCAACTGA